The sequence below is a genomic window from Neomicrococcus aestuarii.
ACATCGGCGTGAGCAAACCAAAATCGGCCGAAAAAGTCATGTTATGAGCCTACTGCGTGAGAGAAATGTGGAGCAGAAACGTGAAGCGAGGCAACCAAGCGTTGACGTGAAACGGGACCCGCAGCAGTTTCGCCGCGAGCCCCACCTCACCCCAACCGAACTATTCGCCGTTGCGCGGGTACGCCAAGAACACGGTTTCGTTCTCGCCCTGCAAGTGAATATCGAAGCGCAGATCGCCGTTTTCCTCTCGGGTAGCGATGAGCGTCTTGCGCTGCTCCTCAGAAAGCGACTTCAACAGCGGGTCGTTTTCAAGAGCGGCCGTGTCCTCCGGCAAGTAAATGCGCGTGAACAAGCGGTTCAGCAAGCCGCGGGCGAAAACCACCAGCATGATGAACGGCGCCTTGCCCTCATCGGTAGCGCCAGGGTTCACGGTCTGGAACGTGTAGTGACCCACGTTGTCCACGGCCACGCGGCCCCAGCCCGTGAACGTGAAACCGTCACGAACCAGCGAGCCATCCTTCTGCGCAATGTTGCCGTGCTCGTCCGCCTGCCAGATCTCCAACATGGAGTCCGGAACCACGGCGCCCTTGCCGTCATACACGGTGCCGTGCAAACGGATAGAACCCGGGTGAGCGCGATCCACGAGCTTGTGTCCGTCAGCATACGGAAGCGCGTAACCGTAGAACGGGCCAATGGTCTGGCCCGGGGTGGGAACCAGCTTAAGGTCAGGTGCCTGTGCCATTTAGTGTTCGTCCTCTCCGTCTTCCATCCACGTGCGGTTGCTGCCCGTGAGGACAATGTCCCAGTTGTAGCCGGTGTTCCACTCGTGGGAAGTGACCGAGTGATCGTAGGTAGCAACCAAGCGGTCGCGGGCCTTCTGGTCCGTGATGGACTGGTAGATCGGGTCCAAGCTGAAGAGTGGATCGCCCGGGAAGTACATCTGGGTGATCATGCGCTGCGTGAAATCCGTGCCGAACAGCGAGAAGTGAATGTGCGCTGGGCGCCACGCGTTGTGGTGGTTCTTCCACGGGTACGGGGCCGGCTTGATAGTGGTGAACTTGTATTCGCCGTTAGGTCCCGTGATGGCGCGGCCCACACCGGTGAAGTTCGGGTCAATCGGGGCAGGGTGCTGATCACGCTTGTGAATGTAGCGGCCGGCGGCGTTGGCCTGCCAGATTTCGATCAGCTGGCCGGCAACCGGGCGACCGTCGCCATCAAGAACGCGACCCTGCACCACAATGCGCTCGCCGATGGGCTCACCGTTGTGCTGGATGGTCAGATCCGATTCAAGCGCATGCACATCACGCTCGCCGAACGCCGGGGACCACAACTCGATAGTCTCTGGATCCGCGTGGTGCAAGTTCTTGGTGGGGTGGCGGAGCAGTGAAGAGCGGTATGGCGCAAAGTTGATGCGCGGCTGCGTCTCTTCCTTGCTCTCGCCGGACTCGACAGCGGCGCGATAGCCGCCGTGAAGGTCTGCGATTTCCTGGTCGATCTGCTGCTGGGAATCGGCCGTGGCTGCGGGGTCAAGCGCGTGGCTGTTCTCGAACGATTTGTCAGTGGACGTTTCTTGAGCACTCACAGGCTTCTCCTTTCGGGGTTTTGGACGGGGTGTAGGTGGATGCGGGTACTAAGCGGAAGTCGGTACTAAGCGTTTGCGGAACCGTTGTGTGGCCAGCCCGTGTAGGACTCGGCGAGGTACTGGCGGCCGTAGGTGGAGCCCACGATGGTTTCGAGTTCGCCGAGGGCGCGCTTGCGCTCGAACGGCGTCATGTCTTCACGCGTGTGCAACATGGAGGTCATCCAGTAGGAGAAGTTCTGGGCTTTCCACACGCGCTTCAGGGCGGTGTCAGAGTAGGCCTCGAGCAGCGCCGAATTCTTGGCGGCTTGCGAACCGAAGTAGGAATCCAAGGCTTCGAACAGCACCTTGACGTCCGCGAACGCCAGGTTCAGGCCCTTCGCGCCCGTGGGAGGGACGGTGTGTCCGGCGTCGCCCACGAGGAACATGTTGCCGTGGCGCAGTGGTTCGCGCACGAAGGAGCGGAACTGGAGGACGGTCTTGTCGAAGATGGGGCCGGTCTTGAGTTGGAAGCCGTCCGGTCCGTCGACGCGGCGCTGCAGTTCGGCCCAAATGCGGTCTTCTGACCAGTTGTCGACGTTCTCTTCGGGGTCGCACTGGAAGTACATGCGCTGCACGGTTTCGGAGCGCTGGGAGATGAGCGCGAAGCCGTGATCGGAGTTTGCGTAGATCAGTTCCGGGGAGGACTTGGGGGCTTCACATAGGATGCCGAACCACCCGAAGGGGTAGCGGACCGTGAATTCTTCGAACCTGCCAGTCGGTACTTGGCGGCGGCAGAAGGAGCGGGAGCCGTCGGCTGCCACCACAAACTTCGCGCGCACTTCGTGGCTAACGCCTTCCTTGTCCGTGTAGCGGAAGCCGGGGTTCTCGCCTTCGATGTCCAGCAGTTCGGTGACGTCGGATTCGTAGCGCACGTCGCCGCCGTCGCGCTTGCGGGCGGCTGCAAGATCCAGGAAGACTTCGTTCTGCGCGTAGAGCGTGACGGTAGCGTCCACGAGCTCTGGGAAGTTGAGTAGGTGCGATTCGCCATTGAACCGCAGGTCAATTCCCTCATGCTCGTCACCCACGGTCAAGACCCGCCCATCAACGCCGGTCTCGGTGAGCATTTTGACGGCCTGCTGTTCTAGGATGCCGGCACGGTGCGTGTTGTAAATGGTGTCGTGATCGCGCTTTTCGACGACCACGTTGTCGATGCCGCGCTGGGACAACAAATGGGACAACATGAGTCCCGCGGGACCGCCGCCCACAATCGCAACTTGAGTCTTCGTCGTCGTGCCTTCAGTCAAGAGCGCAACCTTCCATGAAATTCTTACCGCCCGCGCTCAGTGCGGCAGGCATTAGATTCAGTGTGCGGTTTCGATTGTGGCGCGCGCCACGGTTGTCCCATTGAATGGGATTTGTTGCGTTCTTTAGTACGACGACGCAGCTCGCCTACGCGGGCAGGCTGGAGAGGGCGCGACTGATGCCGCGAGCCGCCGTGCGCAGGGCGGCGATGGCGGTGGGAAGCTGATCCGATTCCCGCGGAACCACGATGCCCATCGCGGCGACGGCACGGTTTCTGGTGTCCAAAATGGGGGCGGCGGCACCCGTGGTTTCTTCGTCAATGAAACCGTCGAAGGTCGCGTAGCCGTTACGCCGAATGTGATCCAGCGAGCGGCGGAAATCCTGATGATAGAGCGCTATTTCTGTGCCGTGACGCTGCATGAAACCCTCCGCCACGTGAGGCGCGGAGAATGCCAAGAGCACCATGCCCATCGAGGTGCGGTGAAGCGGCATGCGCTTGGCGATGCCGGCGGCGTTGACTGCGTGACCGGGGCGCGAAAGCCGCTCCAGTACTAGCACCTCGTCCTCCACCAGGATGGAGAGCTGGGTGCTGTGCTGGACCACCTGATTGACGTCCTCCATGAATGGCATGGCGATGGTCTTGAGGTCGTTGGCGCTCGCAGAACGATTCACAATCTCCCAAAGCCCCAAGCCAACAGCCACTTCGCCGTTGTCCCGGCGTTCCAGCAAGCCGTGGCTGACCATGGATTCCACCAGCCGGTACGCGGTGGCGCGCGGGACGTTCGCGCGGCGCGCCAGAGCACTCACGGTCAGTGCCGAGTGTTGCGCGCTGAACGCGCCGAGGATGCGAACCAAGCGATCCAGAACTGAATCGCCGGAAGGGGAGTTGGCCATTTTTTAGTGTGCTGGTGTGGAGGTTTCGGGGCTACGCGGGCCGGGACTACGCGGGGTCTGGGACGTTGGTGGCCACGCGGGAGATCGCTTCACGATCCACGTCCTCGGGTCCCTTGATGGTCCACTGCGGATTGCGGTCCTTATCCACCACCTGAGCACGGACGCCCTCCACGAAATCTGGGAAGGAAATGACGTATTCCACCATGTTGTATTCGCGTTCAAGCGCTTGGGAGAGGTTGTTGCCTTCGCGAGCGGCGCGGATGCACTGCAAAGCGGCTTCTTGGCTGAGGTAAGAGTGCGTTTTCATCTCTTCAAGGGCAGCGCGAGGTCCCTCGCCCGGAATTTCGGCAAGTGCGTTCATGATGTCCGCGACCGTCTCGCCCGCGAACGCCCGATCAATCCAGTCCTGGTTGATTTCGAGGCTCTCCGGGAGTGCGCCACGCGTTTTGGCGGCGATGTTGGGGGAGGCGCCGTACATGACCTCGAGCGCAGCCGAGAGGTCCGCGGTGGAAAGTCCCACGAGGTCCGGGAGAGTGGAGACGACGTCCACGTAGTTCTCTGAATCGATCATCATGTCCGCGAATCCGGCGTAAATGGCGTCGCCTGGACCCATCACGGAGGAGGTTAGTCCCAAGTATTCGCCCGTGCGTCCAGGGGCGTGGCCCAGCAAGTGCGTGCCTCCCACGTCCGGAGTGAGGCCAATGCGGGTTTCGGGCATCGCTACCTTGGAGCGTTCGGTGACGATGCGGACGTCTGCGTGACCGGACAGGCCTACTCCGCCGCCCATGCAGATGCCATCCATGTAGGCGATGGTGGGTTTGGGGAAGGTCGCGATGGCGCGATTCACCGCGTATTCGGCGCGCAAGAACGCCAGCATGTGTTCCGGCTGTCCGTCCTTGAGGAAGTCATAGAACGCGCGGATGTCTCCGCCTGCGCAGAGGCCGCGCTCGCCGGCGCCTTGAATGAAGAGCATCTTGACCGAAGGATCGCCAGCCCACTCCTGAAGTACTTCTGCGATGGCATCCACCATCTCGTGATTCAGCGCGTTGAGCTTTTCTGGGCGATTCAGGGTGAGGACGCCGATGCTGTCCACAATCTTGGCAGTCACGAGGTTGCTCATTGAAGCGCCTTTCACGAGGTAGCCGGGGCGCTGTGATCAGCCCCGATCAAGAGTGCGTCCGTTCAATGGGACGCATGTGTGACGTTACTAGGATTCGCCGTGTTCAGGAAGTCTTGACTTTTTTCGATCAAAGTCTTGTAGGTCACGTCGATCCACGGTAAAGTTCAACATACGAACAAAAGTTCACTATGTGAACATTCCAAACTTTGGATGCGGGACGTTTTCCCGAACAGCGCAGGAGATGCAATGCAGCAGGCCTACCTATACGACGCCATTAGAACCCCTTTCGGAAAGATTGGCGGATCCCTGTCCGGCCATCGTCCCGATGATCTCGCAGCCCTGGTGATCAAGAACCTCGTGGAGCGCGCTCCTGGTCTTGACGCCAACAAGATTGACGAAGCAATTTTCGGCAACGCCAACGGTGCCGGCGAAGAGAACCGCAACGTAGCTCGCATGGCGTTGCTGCTCGCCGGTCTTCCTACCTCGATCCCCGGAACCTCGATCAACCGCTTGTGTGGTTCTTCCCTCGACGCGGCCATGATGGCCAGCCGTCAGATTGAAACCGGAGAAGCTGACCTCATGCTGGTTGGTGGCGTGGAATCCATGTCCCGCGCTCCATGGGTATTGCCTAAGACGGACCGCCCATTCCCCATGCAGAACCTCGAGCTCGCCAACACCACTTTGGGCTGGCGCCTCGTGAACCCAGCGATGCCATCCGAATGGACGGTGTCCTTGGGTGAAGCCACCGAGCAGCTGCGCGAAAAGCACGGCATCACTCGCGAAGAGCAGGACGCTTTCGCAGCCAACTCGCACCAGCTTGC
It includes:
- a CDS encoding IclR family transcriptional regulator — protein: MANSPSGDSVLDRLVRILGAFSAQHSALTVSALARRANVPRATAYRLVESMVSHGLLERRDNGEVAVGLGLWEIVNRSASANDLKTIAMPFMEDVNQVVQHSTQLSILVEDEVLVLERLSRPGHAVNAAGIAKRMPLHRTSMGMVLLAFSAPHVAEGFMQRHGTEIALYHQDFRRSLDHIRRNGYATFDGFIDEETTGAAAPILDTRNRAVAAMGIVVPRESDQLPTAIAALRTAARGISRALSSLPA
- the pcaG gene encoding protocatechuate 3,4-dioxygenase subunit alpha; translated protein: MAQAPDLKLVPTPGQTIGPFYGYALPYADGHKLVDRAHPGSIRLHGTVYDGKGAVVPDSMLEIWQADEHGNIAQKDGSLVRDGFTFTGWGRVAVDNVGHYTFQTVNPGATDEGKAPFIMLVVFARGLLNRLFTRIYLPEDTAALENDPLLKSLSEEQRKTLIATREENGDLRFDIHLQGENETVFLAYPRNGE
- the pcaH gene encoding protocatechuate 3,4-dioxygenase subunit beta; translation: MSAQETSTDKSFENSHALDPAATADSQQQIDQEIADLHGGYRAAVESGESKEETQPRINFAPYRSSLLRHPTKNLHHADPETIELWSPAFGERDVHALESDLTIQHNGEPIGERIVVQGRVLDGDGRPVAGQLIEIWQANAAGRYIHKRDQHPAPIDPNFTGVGRAITGPNGEYKFTTIKPAPYPWKNHHNAWRPAHIHFSLFGTDFTQRMITQMYFPGDPLFSLDPIYQSITDQKARDRLVATYDHSVTSHEWNTGYNWDIVLTGSNRTWMEDGEDEH
- a CDS encoding enoyl-CoA hydratase/isomerase family protein → MSNLVTAKIVDSIGVLTLNRPEKLNALNHEMVDAIAEVLQEWAGDPSVKMLFIQGAGERGLCAGGDIRAFYDFLKDGQPEHMLAFLRAEYAVNRAIATFPKPTIAYMDGICMGGGVGLSGHADVRIVTERSKVAMPETRIGLTPDVGGTHLLGHAPGRTGEYLGLTSSVMGPGDAIYAGFADMMIDSENYVDVVSTLPDLVGLSTADLSAALEVMYGASPNIAAKTRGALPESLEINQDWIDRAFAGETVADIMNALAEIPGEGPRAALEEMKTHSYLSQEAALQCIRAAREGNNLSQALEREYNMVEYVISFPDFVEGVRAQVVDKDRNPQWTIKGPEDVDREAISRVATNVPDPA
- a CDS encoding 4-hydroxybenzoate 3-monooxygenase → MTEGTTTKTQVAIVGGGPAGLMLSHLLSQRGIDNVVVEKRDHDTIYNTHRAGILEQQAVKMLTETGVDGRVLTVGDEHEGIDLRFNGESHLLNFPELVDATVTLYAQNEVFLDLAAARKRDGGDVRYESDVTELLDIEGENPGFRYTDKEGVSHEVRAKFVVAADGSRSFCRRQVPTGRFEEFTVRYPFGWFGILCEAPKSSPELIYANSDHGFALISQRSETVQRMYFQCDPEENVDNWSEDRIWAELQRRVDGPDGFQLKTGPIFDKTVLQFRSFVREPLRHGNMFLVGDAGHTVPPTGAKGLNLAFADVKVLFEALDSYFGSQAAKNSALLEAYSDTALKRVWKAQNFSYWMTSMLHTREDMTPFERKRALGELETIVGSTYGRQYLAESYTGWPHNGSANA